In the bacterium genome, one interval contains:
- a CDS encoding flippase — MSTAIKVVRNTVIQSIGRALMMGMSLISMALITRYLGPLEYGLYSFVLVFIAFFHTVTDLGLKTIATREISQDRDSSGNLLSQTITLRLLLSFFSIFLACLIINCMNYPLTTKLLVYVSSIILMIEALKSTLDIIFEVSLKMEYVAVSNLLISLSFLILACLFVYKRGTLLDLIVVSLVSNLIGLLTAYFFSKKFVKIKFSIDYRLWKKMIKEAIPLGIAFLMISLYWRIDVIMLSLMKGDQAVGFYNVSYKFIEMGTLLSGMIMVSVFPVLSERFKLDPAQLKIIYQRSLKYLLMMGIFLALFFVILADKIILYVSGEEFKNSILSMQILGFIYPVYYIGALIGYMLIAIGKQWINTIFNTLAVLFNIVLNLILIPGYSFYGSSLATVITEVVQVTAALIVLSSFKYTPSFKSITRSLFAGALSLLVLILPAEVNSIIKVILALIIFLSTLFLMKELSKEDLSLLLNKPVIQER, encoded by the coding sequence ATGTCTACAGCCATAAAAGTAGTAAGAAATACCGTTATTCAGTCCATTGGCAGAGCCTTAATGATGGGAATGAGTTTGATCTCTATGGCTCTCATTACTCGTTATTTAGGTCCCTTAGAGTATGGCTTATATTCTTTTGTCTTGGTCTTTATTGCTTTTTTTCACACTGTTACTGATTTAGGTTTAAAAACCATTGCCACCAGAGAGATATCTCAAGATAGAGATTCTTCAGGTAACTTGCTTAGCCAGACCATCACTCTTCGTTTACTTCTTTCCTTTTTTTCTATCTTCTTAGCTTGTTTAATAATCAACTGCATGAACTATCCTTTAACGACTAAGCTTTTAGTCTATGTAAGCTCCATTATTTTAATGATTGAAGCTTTAAAGAGCACCCTGGATATCATCTTTGAAGTTAGTTTAAAGATGGAATATGTAGCGGTAAGCAATCTCTTAATTAGCTTATCTTTCTTAATCTTAGCTTGTCTCTTTGTTTATAAGAGAGGAACCTTGCTGGACTTAATAGTTGTTTCCTTAGTTTCTAACTTAATTGGTCTTCTAACAGCTTACTTTTTTTCTAAGAAGTTTGTCAAAATTAAATTTTCTATAGATTATCGTCTTTGGAAGAAAATGATTAAAGAAGCTATTCCTTTGGGTATTGCCTTTCTTATGATTAGTCTTTACTGGAGGATTGATGTAATCATGCTTTCTTTAATGAAGGGAGACCAAGCGGTAGGTTTTTATAATGTCTCTTACAAATTTATTGAAATGGGCACCTTACTTTCAGGAATGATCATGGTTTCTGTATTTCCTGTCCTTTCCGAAAGATTTAAATTAGATCCAGCTCAATTAAAGATAATTTACCAAAGGTCTTTAAAATACCTGCTCATGATGGGCATCTTTTTAGCTTTATTCTTTGTCATTTTAGCAGATAAGATTATCTTGTATGTCTCTGGAGAAGAATTCAAAAACTCCATCTTAAGTATGCAGATCTTAGGCTTTATTTATCCTGTTTATTATATAGGAGCATTAATTGGCTATATGTTGATTGCTATTGGCAAGCAATGGATAAATACTATTTTTAATACTCTGGCTGTTCTTTTTAATATTGTTTTAAATTTAATCTTAATTCCTGGATATAGCTTTTATGGTTCTTCATTGGCGACTGTAATTACTGAGGTAGTCCAGGTAACCGCCGCTTTAATAGTTTTAAGTTCATTTAAATATACTCCTTCTTTTAAGTCTATAACCAGATCTCTCTTTGCTGGTGCCTTATCTTTACTGGTCTTAATCTTACCGGCGGAGGTAAATTCTATAATCAAAGTTATCTTAGCTTTAATTATCTTTTTAAGCACCTTATTTTTAATGAAGGAACTCTCTAAAGAAGATCTTTCCTTACTATTAAACAAGCCAGTTATCCAAGAAAGGTAG